In Erythrobacter sp. F6033, a single genomic region encodes these proteins:
- a CDS encoding response regulator — MPLGQDVAANLPFLRRYARALTGSQATGDAFVRATLEAALADEELKASLGGGRIPLYAAFNKVWSSAYMDADAGDIASGEHEIGAQAKLGAITPLSRQALLLTTLEDFSTAQAAQIMQMEASEIETLVAEAISEIDREQATSVLIIEDEPLISMQLEDLVSGIGHEICGTAATRTQAQEVVEKKMPGLVLADIQLADGSSGLDAVDDILAIAKVPVIFITAYPERLLTGDRPEPTYLVTKPFQEQTVRAAISQALFFGSTRPLD, encoded by the coding sequence ATGCCTCTAGGTCAAGACGTTGCAGCCAACCTTCCTTTCCTGCGCCGTTACGCACGTGCGCTAACAGGATCGCAGGCTACTGGAGATGCCTTTGTGCGTGCAACACTAGAAGCTGCGCTCGCTGATGAGGAATTGAAGGCATCCTTGGGCGGAGGCCGGATCCCCCTATACGCGGCGTTCAACAAGGTCTGGTCGAGCGCATATATGGATGCAGACGCTGGCGACATCGCGAGCGGGGAACATGAAATCGGGGCCCAGGCTAAACTTGGTGCGATCACCCCGCTTAGTCGGCAGGCATTGCTTTTGACCACACTCGAAGATTTCTCCACGGCTCAGGCGGCGCAGATTATGCAAATGGAAGCGTCAGAGATCGAAACTCTGGTTGCTGAGGCCATCAGCGAAATCGATCGCGAGCAGGCGACATCGGTACTGATCATCGAAGACGAACCGCTTATCTCCATGCAGCTTGAAGACTTGGTCAGCGGCATCGGGCACGAGATTTGCGGCACCGCTGCGACCAGAACGCAGGCGCAGGAAGTCGTTGAGAAGAAGATGCCAGGCTTGGTTCTTGCCGACATTCAACTCGCCGACGGATCATCAGGCCTCGATGCGGTTGACGATATTTTGGCGATCGCAAAGGTCCCGGTTATCTTTATCACGGCGTACCCGGAGCGTTTGTTGACCGGGGACAGGCCGGAACCGACCTACCTCGTAACAAAACCGTTTCAAGAACAAACCGTGCGGGCCGCGATCAGCCAGGCATTGTTCTTTGGATCCACCCGCCCTCTCGACTAG
- a CDS encoding N-acetyltransferase: protein MDAQISIETITDKRGRARFVDVGRAFAEKTPNSVPQLRSEQLELVNPDKNPFFGHARVQFFIAHRDSQPVGRIAAHIDNLALEMPADQGFGPGTGMFGYFDAEDEAVAKTLIETAEAWLRDQGMARIVGPISLSIWEEPGLLVNGQDHPPMIMMGHHPAHYAGWVEGAGFARAKTLYTYDLDISGEFSPLIQRIVKSGERNERINVRPVNKARWDEEAAIVLSILNDAWSDNWGFVPFTPDEVAYAGKKLKTIIHEDLNMIAEVDGKPVAFMLTFPDINDALTRIDGKLFPFGWFHMLRWLKKPRGSGMRVPLMGVLKELHNSRMASQLAFMMISYIRIQANGQFESTRGELGWVLDDNQGMVAIADTIKSKINREYAIYEKPLNR, encoded by the coding sequence ATGGACGCGCAGATAAGCATTGAGACAATTACCGACAAGCGCGGGCGAGCACGGTTTGTGGATGTGGGCCGCGCGTTTGCGGAAAAGACGCCAAATTCCGTGCCGCAATTGCGCAGTGAACAATTGGAATTGGTCAACCCGGACAAGAATCCATTTTTTGGCCATGCTCGCGTTCAGTTCTTCATCGCGCACCGCGACTCTCAGCCGGTCGGCAGGATCGCCGCCCATATCGATAATCTCGCGCTCGAAATGCCGGCAGATCAAGGCTTTGGTCCAGGCACGGGCATGTTCGGCTATTTCGATGCGGAAGACGAAGCGGTAGCAAAAACACTAATCGAAACGGCAGAAGCTTGGCTGCGCGATCAGGGAATGGCGCGCATTGTTGGCCCGATCTCCCTCTCAATTTGGGAAGAACCGGGTCTGCTCGTCAACGGCCAAGATCACCCGCCAATGATCATGATGGGCCATCATCCCGCACATTACGCGGGCTGGGTCGAGGGGGCAGGATTTGCCCGTGCAAAGACGCTTTACACATATGATCTGGACATCAGCGGCGAATTCTCGCCTCTGATCCAGCGGATCGTGAAATCCGGGGAACGCAATGAGCGGATCAATGTCCGTCCAGTGAACAAAGCGCGTTGGGACGAGGAAGCGGCGATCGTCCTTTCGATCCTGAACGATGCCTGGTCAGATAACTGGGGTTTTGTCCCCTTCACCCCCGATGAAGTCGCCTATGCTGGCAAGAAGCTCAAAACGATTATCCATGAAGATCTAAACATGATCGCCGAAGTCGACGGGAAACCTGTCGCCTTTATGCTCACATTCCCTGATATTAACGACGCGCTCACGCGGATTGATGGAAAACTGTTCCCGTTTGGCTGGTTCCACATGCTTCGTTGGCTCAAAAAACCGCGCGGTTCCGGCATGCGCGTACCACTAATGGGCGTGCTGAAGGAGCTGCACAATTCTCGCATGGCAAGCCAGCTGGCTTTCATGATGATCAGCTACATCCGCATTCAAGCAAATGGCCAGTTTGAATCCACTCGCGGTGAGTTGGGCTGGGTGCTGGATGACAATCAAGGCATGGTCGCAATCGCAGATACGATCAAAAGCAAGATCAACCGCGAATATGCGATCTACGAAAAACCGCTAAATCGTTAG
- a CDS encoding fatty acid desaturase: protein MNIQQTPSAAPKADVSPQQPRRAVRADFQTEDDKDMLRAARDLTKDLGEAKPGIYWPDMLLSAGVGYAGIATAILSSNTIIAVVAGVVASLAMYRALMFIHELTHIKSDALPGFRLGWNLMVGIPMLTPSFMYEGVHVIHHKRTQYGTIEDPEYLPLALMKPWSLPAFVLVALLAPLALIIRFGILVPLGWIIPPVRTFVWQRFSSLSINPDFRRKPPTGKLINRARWQEIGASVWAIAVLLSPLVFDWRPILIALAIFSVTAVLNQLRTLVAHLWENEGDPMTVTAQFLDSVNVPPPGPIAEVWAPVGLRYHALHHLMPSMPYHDLPETHRRLKKELGENSTYDGANHAGMFPLVGRIARSTMMR, encoded by the coding sequence ATGAATATACAGCAGACCCCTTCCGCTGCTCCAAAAGCAGATGTGTCCCCGCAGCAACCGCGCCGCGCGGTGCGTGCCGATTTTCAGACCGAAGATGACAAGGACATGCTCCGCGCTGCTCGTGATCTGACCAAGGATCTGGGCGAGGCAAAGCCGGGCATTTATTGGCCCGACATGCTGCTTTCGGCAGGTGTTGGTTATGCTGGAATTGCGACAGCGATTTTGTCTTCAAACACGATCATTGCCGTGGTTGCCGGGGTTGTTGCATCCTTGGCCATGTACCGTGCGCTTATGTTCATTCATGAGCTGACCCATATCAAGAGCGACGCGCTGCCGGGTTTCCGGCTCGGCTGGAATCTGATGGTCGGCATTCCGATGCTGACGCCAAGCTTTATGTATGAAGGCGTGCATGTGATCCATCACAAGCGCACGCAATATGGCACGATTGAAGATCCGGAATACCTTCCGCTCGCGCTGATGAAGCCTTGGAGCCTTCCTGCTTTCGTTCTTGTGGCGCTGCTCGCACCTTTGGCGCTGATTATCCGCTTTGGCATTCTGGTGCCGCTTGGTTGGATCATCCCGCCGGTGCGAACATTTGTGTGGCAGCGATTTTCTTCGCTTTCGATCAACCCTGATTTCCGCCGCAAACCACCGACGGGTAAGCTGATTAACCGTGCGCGCTGGCAGGAAATTGGGGCGAGTGTTTGGGCCATCGCGGTACTGCTAAGCCCGCTTGTGTTTGATTGGCGGCCGATCCTGATCGCGCTGGCGATCTTCTCGGTCACGGCTGTTCTTAATCAGCTGCGCACATTGGTGGCGCATCTCTGGGAGAATGAGGGCGATCCAATGACGGTGACGGCTCAGTTCCTAGACAGCGTGAATGTACCGCCTCCTGGCCCTATTGCCGAGGTCTGGGCGCCGGTGGGGCTCCGTTATCACGCGTTGCATCATTTGATGCCATCAATGCCGTATCATGATCTGCCAGAGACGCATCGCCGGCTCAAAAAGGAGTTGGGTGAGAACTCGACTTATGACGGCGCAAACCATGCAGGCATGTTCCCGCTGGTCGGAAGGATCGCGCGCAGCACTATGATGCGCTGA
- a CDS encoding GNAT family N-acetyltransferase: MNWSLRLARPDDSDAMPAIEIAAAALFADDPDLANLDFDDHWEPDELRVLIRKGHCLVSFVSEQMVGFLIAQPFRRELHIWEMDVLPAHQGNGIGAGLIRACQIDARNAGFKALTLTTFRDLPWNGPFYRKLGFEEVTALDAHPRLAGELANEADDGLPAERRCAMIHFLD; encoded by the coding sequence ATGAACTGGTCGCTCCGACTGGCGCGGCCCGATGATTCCGATGCCATGCCCGCAATCGAAATCGCTGCTGCCGCGCTTTTTGCGGACGACCCCGATCTCGCCAATCTCGACTTTGACGACCACTGGGAACCAGATGAGCTCCGTGTGCTCATTCGCAAAGGGCACTGTTTGGTAAGCTTTGTCAGCGAGCAGATGGTTGGCTTTCTCATTGCTCAGCCTTTCAGGCGCGAACTGCACATCTGGGAAATGGATGTCTTGCCCGCGCATCAGGGTAACGGCATTGGCGCTGGCCTAATTCGCGCCTGCCAAATCGACGCGCGCAATGCTGGCTTCAAGGCTCTAACCCTTACAACGTTCCGCGATCTGCCTTGGAACGGTCCGTTTTATCGCAAGCTCGGCTTCGAAGAAGTCACCGCCTTGGACGCGCATCCGCGTCTTGCAGGTGAACTCGCCAATGAGGCAGATGACGGCCTACCCGCAGAGCGGCGCTGCGCTATGATCCATTTTCTCGATTGA
- the lptG gene encoding LPS export ABC transporter permease LptG, with protein sequence MQLDFFPSRSLTIYLAKMFVVRIFAVLIMLVLVLMALDLLSATGKILTPEGNGQGEILRYAGLRIPQLISRFLPYSVLLATLITLVTLNQNSEVVAMKAAGLSAHQVLAPLLLTAGIVAVLSFAFNERVVTRANSALKAWEAAEYGPIPEDTGIRSNVYLTDGSNILTAAILTGRGEEIQLSNVTWYERGPGGIIREQIKATSARYAAPGWTLESPVRFDVGSAETQEIDALVVGEALTPEQIDLQSVDPDGLSFWELSETIDAFDAAGRRTSEMRASWWHRISGPLSAMLMPLLGSIAAFGLARSGQLFVRAIIGMALGFAYFVVDNAALAMGSFGGYPPFLAAWAPFFLFMLVGETVLIRTEE encoded by the coding sequence ATGCAGCTCGATTTCTTCCCCTCACGGTCGCTGACGATCTATCTGGCAAAGATGTTTGTCGTGCGGATTTTTGCCGTACTGATCATGCTGGTGCTGGTATTGATGGCGCTTGACCTGCTTTCTGCGACAGGGAAAATTTTGACGCCGGAGGGCAATGGCCAAGGTGAAATCCTGAGATATGCGGGGCTGCGAATACCGCAACTTATCTCGCGCTTCCTGCCCTATTCGGTCTTGCTTGCCACGCTCATCACATTGGTAACACTCAACCAAAATAGTGAGGTCGTTGCGATGAAAGCCGCGGGCCTTTCCGCGCATCAAGTGCTCGCGCCATTGCTGCTCACAGCCGGCATTGTTGCTGTGCTAAGCTTTGCCTTTAACGAGCGTGTTGTGACCCGTGCAAACTCGGCTTTGAAAGCGTGGGAAGCGGCTGAATACGGGCCAATTCCCGAAGACACCGGAATACGCTCGAACGTCTATCTCACCGATGGATCGAATATCCTTACCGCCGCAATACTCACAGGTAGAGGTGAAGAGATTCAGCTTTCCAATGTGACATGGTACGAGCGCGGCCCGGGCGGCATTATTCGCGAACAAATCAAAGCGACCAGCGCTCGCTATGCCGCGCCCGGATGGACGCTCGAAAGCCCGGTTCGTTTCGACGTTGGTAGTGCGGAAACACAAGAGATCGACGCGCTTGTCGTTGGCGAAGCTTTGACACCAGAGCAAATCGACCTGCAATCGGTTGATCCCGATGGCCTGTCGTTTTGGGAGTTATCAGAAACAATCGACGCATTTGATGCCGCTGGTCGGCGAACGTCAGAAATGCGCGCGAGTTGGTGGCACCGGATTTCCGGACCGCTCTCAGCGATGCTTATGCCGCTGCTCGGTTCAATCGCGGCCTTCGGTCTGGCGCGTTCGGGGCAGTTATTTGTGCGCGCCATTATCGGGATGGCGCTGGGGTTTGCCTATTTCGTCGTCGACAATGCGGCTCTCGCGATGGGCAGTTTTGGCGGCTACCCGCCATTTCTCGCCGCGTGGGCGCCGTTCTTCCTGTTCATGTTGGTGGGTGAGACGGTTTTGATCCGGACCGAGGAATGA
- the lptF gene encoding LPS export ABC transporter permease LptF, with product MKFIPSIDRYIFRLVIVPMLGVFALAASLLTLDKMLRLFDFVAVEGGPIGVVFKMLGALIPEYASLAIPLGLLLGVLLAFRKLATSSELDTMRAVGQSYWRLLRVPYAITLVLVAVNVALVFYVQPLSNYYYKQMEYELRSGALGASIKVGEFTTLADRMALRIEESENDGQKLKGIFARVANEKDQVLSISAREGTFMATTDDPNTIILRLTEGTIVQDTGSETPRVLSFSRHDLPIDLPAIEEFRSRGNETREYILPELLSIGWNDSSAEEDRDASQATFNFRLVEIVMMFLMPLLAVALAIPPKRSTSALGVFVSIIMVVSYHKVNQYGEDVATLGRIDPILALWGPFVIFAALILWMYYRVAHVPGGQAIGALETVFAKIGKKIGKLFKRRRPKTALPEDANPQLSPAE from the coding sequence CGACAAGATGCTGCGGTTGTTCGATTTCGTCGCGGTGGAGGGCGGCCCGATCGGCGTCGTCTTCAAGATGCTCGGCGCATTGATCCCGGAATATGCGAGCCTCGCGATACCCTTGGGCCTCCTGCTCGGCGTTCTCCTCGCATTTAGGAAACTAGCGACATCAAGCGAGCTCGACACAATGCGCGCGGTTGGCCAATCATATTGGCGCCTCTTGCGGGTGCCCTATGCGATCACGTTGGTACTGGTGGCGGTGAACGTGGCGCTGGTTTTTTACGTCCAGCCGCTCAGCAATTATTATTACAAGCAGATGGAGTACGAGCTGCGCTCTGGTGCGCTTGGCGCTTCGATCAAGGTTGGCGAATTCACAACCTTGGCTGACCGTATGGCCTTGCGGATCGAAGAAAGCGAAAACGACGGGCAAAAGCTGAAAGGCATTTTCGCCCGCGTCGCCAATGAGAAAGATCAGGTGCTGTCGATCAGCGCGCGCGAAGGCACATTCATGGCGACGACCGATGATCCCAATACGATCATCCTGCGCCTGACCGAAGGCACGATTGTCCAAGATACTGGAAGCGAGACCCCGCGTGTTCTCTCGTTCAGCCGCCATGATCTGCCGATTGATCTGCCCGCGATTGAAGAATTTCGATCACGCGGGAATGAGACGCGCGAATACATCCTGCCTGAACTGCTCAGCATAGGTTGGAATGATAGCAGTGCGGAGGAAGACCGCGATGCCAGTCAAGCGACGTTCAATTTCCGGCTTGTCGAGATCGTGATGATGTTCCTCATGCCGCTACTGGCCGTGGCACTGGCGATCCCGCCCAAACGATCAACCAGCGCGCTTGGAGTGTTCGTATCGATCATCATGGTCGTTTCATATCACAAGGTGAACCAGTACGGCGAAGACGTGGCGACGCTGGGACGCATTGATCCGATCCTCGCCCTTTGGGGGCCATTCGTCATTTTCGCTGCGCTCATCCTATGGATGTATTACCGCGTTGCGCATGTCCCCGGCGGACAGGCGATTGGTGCACTCGAAACCGTGTTTGCCAAGATCGGCAAGAAAATCGGCAAACTGTTCAAACGGCGCAGGCCCAAGACCGCGCTGCCCGAAGATGCCAATCCACAATTGTCTCCGGCTGAATAG